A genomic region of Barnesiella viscericola DSM 18177 contains the following coding sequences:
- the greA gene encoding transcription elongation factor GreA, protein MAITYMTEEGYKKLMEEIAYLENVKRPEISRAIGEARDKGDLSENAEYDAAKEAQGMLEMKISQLKDLVANARFIDESKLNTHTVQILNTVTIKNVKNGAVMKYTIVSESEANLREGKISATTPIAKGLLGKQVGDVVEIQVPSGLMSFEIVDISI, encoded by the coding sequence ATGGCTATTACGTACATGACCGAAGAAGGTTACAAGAAGTTGATGGAAGAGATTGCCTATCTCGAAAATGTGAAGCGTCCCGAAATCTCCCGAGCTATCGGCGAGGCCCGCGACAAGGGTGACCTCTCGGAGAATGCCGAGTATGATGCCGCCAAAGAGGCACAGGGCATGCTCGAAATGAAAATCTCGCAGTTGAAAGACCTCGTGGCCAATGCCCGTTTCATCGACGAGAGCAAACTGAATACCCACACGGTTCAAATTTTGAATACGGTGACGATTAAAAACGTGAAGAACGGTGCGGTGATGAAATACACCATCGTGTCGGAGTCGGAAGCCAACCTGCGCGAAGGCAAGATTTCGGCTACCACCCCCATCGCCAAAGGTCTGCTGGGCAAGCAGGTAGGCGACGTGGTTGAGATTCAGGTTCCCTCGGGCCTGATGTCGTTTGAAATCGTCGACATATCCATTTAA
- a CDS encoding redoxin domain-containing protein — protein MKKWIFLCAIALAVTACNKREFTIEGRVTDADGQILYLESLASGQPEVLESVALDKEGSFKFTQEAPQYPEFYQLRLNGLLVHFAIDSTETLTFSARATDFADGYELTGSDECTKMRIVTDESGKLKKRINELSRAIESKSSQVDSLRQQAVQALAEYKKKMFNLVLENPASATSYYIVFQEINGDKIFDPYNAEDRKLIAAVATGFDMRYPESPRSKQLKEMTLAAMASDWAEKQEIPDIEAETASYIDVELYDQLGRKQTLAEQVENNKVVLLSFTAYQTEYSPAYNMKLAELYKRYKSRGLGIYQISFDADEQAWKVAADNLPWVCVRDPQTVYSSYASMYNVKTLPTCFVIDKNDGVVKRIEKVVEIESAIQSRL, from the coding sequence ATGAAAAAATGGATATTTTTATGTGCGATAGCTCTGGCGGTGACTGCGTGCAACAAGCGGGAGTTTACCATCGAGGGGCGTGTGACCGATGCCGACGGACAGATACTTTACCTTGAATCGCTGGCTTCGGGACAACCCGAGGTGCTCGAATCGGTGGCTTTGGATAAGGAGGGCTCTTTCAAATTTACCCAGGAGGCTCCACAGTATCCCGAGTTTTACCAGTTGAGGCTGAACGGGTTGCTGGTCCATTTTGCCATCGACTCAACCGAGACGCTTACCTTCTCGGCGCGTGCAACCGACTTTGCCGACGGGTATGAGCTCACCGGGTCGGACGAGTGTACCAAGATGCGCATCGTGACCGACGAGAGCGGAAAGTTGAAAAAACGCATCAACGAACTTTCCCGGGCCATAGAGTCGAAAAGCAGCCAGGTCGATTCTCTACGCCAGCAGGCTGTCCAAGCCCTGGCCGAGTATAAGAAGAAGATGTTTAATCTGGTGCTTGAGAATCCCGCTTCGGCTACCTCTTATTATATTGTATTTCAAGAGATCAATGGCGACAAGATATTCGACCCATATAATGCCGAAGACCGCAAGCTCATTGCGGCCGTGGCCACGGGATTTGACATGCGTTATCCCGAGTCGCCCCGCTCCAAGCAGTTGAAGGAGATGACCTTGGCGGCAATGGCTTCCGACTGGGCTGAAAAACAGGAGATTCCGGATATTGAAGCCGAAACCGCCTCGTATATCGACGTGGAGTTGTACGACCAGCTGGGACGCAAACAGACCCTGGCCGAGCAGGTGGAAAACAATAAAGTGGTCCTCCTCAGCTTTACGGCCTATCAAACCGAGTATTCACCGGCCTACAACATGAAACTGGCCGAACTATATAAACGTTATAAGAGTCGCGGGCTGGGAATCTATCAAATATCGTTCGATGCCGATGAGCAGGCCTGGAAGGTGGCAGCCGATAATCTGCCGTGGGTGTGCGTGCGCGATCCACAGACTGTTTACTCGAGCTACGCATCGATGTATAACGTAAAAACACTGCCCACCTGTTTCGTAATCGACAAAAACGACGGAGTTGTGAAACGCATCGAGAAAGTGGTCGAAATAGAGAGCGCCATACAATCCCGCTTGTAA
- the pnp gene encoding polyribonucleotide nucleotidyltransferase, giving the protein MIKQVIKKTIDLGDGRTITIETGKLAKQADGAVEVRMGNTMLLATVCSAQEAGEGVDFMPLQVEYKERYSAFGRFPGGFTKREGRASDYEILTARLVDRVLRPLFPDNYHADTFVNIMLFSTDGVDMPDALAGLAASAALAVSDIPFNGPISEVRVARIDGKFKINPTFSELERADMDLMVGATYENIMMVEGEMDEVSEADLLEALKAAHEAIKVHCLVQKELAEAVGSTVKREYCHETNDEDLRKDVWAKCYDKAYAIARSGNADKHARQNAFDAIVDDYLAGLSEEELAEKEALVKRYYHDVEKEAVRRCILDEGIRLDGRTTTQIRPIWCEVNYLPGPHGSAVFTRGETQALATVTLGTKLDEKILDDVLNQGRDRFLLHYNFPPFSTGEAKAQRGVGRREIGHGNLANRALKRMIPKDYPYVIRVVSDILESNGSSSMATVCAGTLALMDAGVQIKKPVSGIAMGLITDKDNVKYAILSDILGDEDHLGDMDFKVTGTRDGITATQMDIKCDGLSYEILEKALNQAREGRMHILNIITSTIAEPRADLKPHAPRIETMIIPKDMIGAVIGPGGKIIQSIQEASGAIVTIDEINNEGHIEISAANLDSIQEAKRRIKAITAQPEEGEIYTGVVKSILPFGAFVEILPGKDGLLHISEISWDRLESMETSGIHEGDEVTVKLLEIDKKTGKYRLSMKALLPRPERAPRNDRHHGENRNGNKNNQQ; this is encoded by the coding sequence ATGATTAAACAAGTAATTAAGAAGACCATCGATTTGGGTGATGGAAGGACCATCACCATCGAAACCGGCAAGCTCGCCAAGCAGGCCGATGGGGCCGTAGAAGTGCGCATGGGCAACACCATGCTGTTGGCCACGGTATGTTCGGCACAAGAAGCCGGTGAAGGCGTGGATTTCATGCCTTTGCAAGTAGAATACAAAGAGCGTTATTCAGCTTTCGGCCGTTTCCCCGGAGGTTTTACCAAACGTGAAGGCCGAGCTTCAGACTACGAGATACTTACCGCCCGTCTGGTGGACCGCGTATTGCGTCCCTTGTTCCCCGACAACTATCACGCCGACACGTTCGTGAACATCATGCTGTTCTCGACCGACGGTGTCGACATGCCCGATGCCCTGGCCGGTTTGGCTGCTTCGGCCGCTCTCGCCGTATCGGACATTCCCTTCAACGGACCTATTTCGGAAGTACGTGTAGCCCGCATCGACGGCAAATTCAAAATCAACCCCACGTTCAGCGAACTCGAAAGAGCCGACATGGACTTGATGGTAGGTGCTACCTATGAGAACATCATGATGGTGGAAGGCGAAATGGACGAAGTTTCGGAGGCCGACCTGCTCGAAGCCCTCAAAGCCGCCCACGAAGCCATCAAGGTTCACTGCCTGGTACAGAAAGAACTGGCCGAAGCCGTAGGCTCAACCGTGAAACGCGAATACTGCCACGAGACCAACGACGAAGATTTGCGCAAAGACGTATGGGCCAAATGCTATGACAAGGCTTATGCCATTGCCCGTTCGGGTAACGCCGACAAACACGCCCGCCAAAACGCCTTCGACGCCATTGTCGACGACTATCTGGCCGGACTGAGCGAAGAGGAACTCGCCGAAAAAGAGGCTCTCGTAAAACGCTACTACCACGACGTAGAGAAAGAGGCCGTGCGTCGCTGCATTCTCGACGAAGGTATCCGTCTCGACGGTCGTACCACCACACAGATTCGCCCCATCTGGTGCGAAGTCAACTACCTGCCGGGTCCTCACGGATCGGCCGTATTTACCCGTGGTGAGACGCAGGCCCTGGCCACCGTTACGCTGGGTACCAAACTCGACGAGAAGATTCTCGACGACGTGCTCAACCAAGGTCGCGACCGCTTCCTGCTGCACTACAACTTCCCGCCCTTCTCAACCGGCGAAGCCAAGGCTCAACGCGGCGTAGGCCGTCGTGAAATCGGTCACGGCAACCTGGCCAACCGCGCTCTCAAACGCATGATCCCGAAGGATTATCCCTATGTAATCCGCGTCGTATCGGATATCCTCGAATCGAACGGTTCGTCGTCGATGGCTACCGTTTGCGCCGGTACCCTTGCCCTGATGGACGCCGGTGTTCAAATCAAGAAACCGGTATCGGGTATCGCCATGGGATTGATCACCGACAAAGACAATGTGAAATATGCCATTCTCTCCGATATTCTCGGTGACGAGGACCACCTCGGCGACATGGACTTCAAGGTAACCGGTACCCGCGACGGTATCACGGCTACCCAGATGGATATCAAGTGCGACGGTCTCTCCTACGAGATTCTCGAAAAAGCCTTGAACCAGGCTCGCGAAGGTCGTATGCACATTCTCAACATCATCACCAGCACGATTGCCGAGCCGCGCGCCGACCTCAAACCGCACGCTCCTCGCATCGAGACGATGATTATCCCCAAAGACATGATTGGTGCCGTTATCGGCCCGGGCGGGAAAATTATTCAAAGCATACAGGAGGCCAGCGGTGCCATCGTTACCATCGACGAAATCAACAACGAGGGTCACATCGAAATCTCGGCTGCCAACCTCGACTCGATTCAGGAGGCCAAACGCCGCATCAAGGCCATCACGGCTCAACCCGAAGAGGGCGAAATCTATACCGGCGTGGTCAAATCGATTCTGCCCTTCGGTGCATTCGTAGAGATTCTCCCCGGCAAAGACGGTCTGCTCCACATCTCTGAAATCAGCTGGGACCGTCTCGAATCGATGGAGACCTCGGGTATCCACGAAGGCGACGAAGTCACGGTGAAACTCCTCGAAATCGACAAGAAAACCGGCAAATACCGTCTGTCGATGAAAGCCTTGTTGCCCCGTCCCGAAAGAGCCCCGCGCAACGACCGTCACCACGGCGAGAACCGCAACGGCAACAAAAACAACCAACAATAA
- the rpoN gene encoding RNA polymerase factor sigma-54 produces the protein MAALKQQLQQKLQQKLSPQQIQLIRLLELTEVEFEERVQQELVDNPALEEGREESLDSLNDFNPNADEDGNPTESAEELSLGDYRTEDDIPDYRLEADNFSKDDKKDDIPFVSASSFHDYLESQLGELSLDDTSYQIAQYIIGNIDDNGYLQRPIQAITDDLIFQVGLDVPVSQVEDILQMIQEFEPAGVGASNLRECLLLQLERHEGTPANLLAYKIVDQMFDEFSKKHYDKIMRQCNVSEEELKQAIREITQLNPKPGSAWNNSYSGNTEHHIIPDFYVEAQDGELSISLNNSNIPELHVSRDYQDMLEDYSSNKQNQTRDKRDALLFVKQKLDAAQWFVNAVKQRQETLLKTITVIVELQKEFFLTGDERTLKPMILKDVAERTGYDISTISRASNSKYVQTNFGIYPLKYFFSESMQNDAGEEVSTREIKRLLQELVEHEDKHKPLSDDKLCELLQQKGYPIARRTIAKYREQLSIPVARLRKEI, from the coding sequence ATGGCAGCACTGAAACAGCAGCTACAACAGAAGCTGCAACAAAAGCTCTCACCCCAGCAGATACAACTCATTCGGCTCCTCGAACTCACCGAAGTCGAGTTTGAAGAGCGCGTGCAGCAGGAGCTGGTCGACAACCCCGCTCTGGAAGAGGGGCGGGAAGAAAGTCTCGACAGCCTGAACGACTTCAACCCCAACGCCGACGAAGACGGGAACCCCACCGAGTCGGCCGAGGAACTCTCGCTGGGCGACTACCGCACCGAGGACGATATTCCCGACTACCGCCTCGAAGCCGACAACTTCTCGAAGGACGACAAAAAAGACGACATACCCTTTGTCTCGGCCTCGTCGTTTCACGACTACCTCGAAAGTCAGCTGGGCGAACTGTCGCTCGACGACACCTCCTACCAGATAGCCCAGTACATCATCGGCAACATCGACGACAACGGCTACCTGCAACGCCCCATACAGGCCATCACCGACGACCTCATCTTTCAGGTGGGGCTCGATGTACCGGTGAGTCAGGTCGAGGATATTCTGCAAATGATTCAAGAGTTCGAGCCCGCCGGCGTGGGGGCCTCGAACCTGCGCGAATGCCTGCTGCTGCAACTCGAACGCCACGAGGGAACTCCCGCCAACCTGCTGGCCTACAAGATTGTCGACCAGATGTTCGACGAGTTCTCCAAGAAGCACTACGACAAAATCATGCGCCAGTGCAACGTGAGCGAAGAGGAGTTGAAACAGGCCATTCGGGAAATCACCCAACTCAACCCCAAGCCGGGCAGCGCCTGGAACAACAGCTACTCGGGCAACACCGAGCACCATATCATACCCGACTTCTACGTCGAGGCTCAGGACGGCGAGCTCTCCATCAGCCTCAACAACAGCAACATTCCCGAGCTGCACGTGAGCCGCGACTATCAGGACATGCTCGAAGACTACTCCTCGAACAAGCAGAACCAGACGCGCGACAAGCGCGACGCCCTGCTGTTTGTCAAGCAGAAACTCGACGCCGCCCAGTGGTTTGTCAATGCCGTGAAACAGCGGCAGGAGACGCTGCTCAAAACCATCACCGTGATTGTCGAACTGCAAAAGGAGTTTTTCCTCACCGGCGACGAACGCACGCTCAAACCCATGATTCTGAAAGATGTGGCCGAGCGCACCGGATATGACATCTCGACCATCTCGCGCGCCAGCAACAGCAAGTACGTGCAAACAAATTTCGGTATTTATCCGTTAAAATATTTCTTCTCCGAGTCGATGCAGAACGATGCCGGCGAGGAGGTTTCGACCCGCGAAATCAAACGGCTGCTGCAAGAGTTGGTCGAGCATGAAGACAAGCACAAACCACTCTCCGACGACAAGCTGTGCGAATTGCTGCAACAGAAGGGATACCCCATCGCGCGACGCACCATCGCCAAGTATCGGGAACAACTCTCCATTCCTGTGGCCCGGTTGAGAAAAGAGATATGA
- the purE gene encoding 5-(carboxyamino)imidazole ribonucleotide mutase, producing the protein MKPVVSIIMGSTSDLPVMEKAAKLLDECEIPFEMLALSAHRTPAQVEEFAKGAKARGIKVIIAAAGMAAHLPGVIASMTPLPVIGVPIKSGMEGLDALLAIVQMPPGIPVATVGINASLNAAILATQMLALGDAAIAEKVEKYKAGLTQKIVAANEALAEVKYKFKTN; encoded by the coding sequence ATGAAACCTGTTGTAAGTATCATCATGGGGAGCACCTCCGACCTCCCCGTCATGGAAAAGGCCGCCAAGCTGCTCGACGAGTGCGAAATCCCCTTCGAGATGCTGGCCCTCTCGGCCCATCGCACACCGGCTCAGGTCGAAGAGTTTGCCAAAGGAGCCAAAGCGCGCGGCATCAAAGTAATCATCGCGGCTGCCGGCATGGCGGCTCACCTGCCCGGAGTCATCGCCTCGATGACTCCCCTGCCGGTTATCGGTGTGCCCATCAAATCGGGTATGGAAGGTCTCGACGCCCTGCTGGCCATCGTACAGATGCCCCCGGGAATCCCCGTAGCCACCGTGGGTATCAACGCCTCGCTCAACGCCGCTATCCTGGCCACCCAGATGCTGGCTCTGGGCGATGCCGCCATTGCCGAAAAGGTGGAGAAATACAAAGCCGGATTGACGCAAAAGATCGTCGCCGCCAACGAAGCGCTGGCCGAGGTCAAATACAAGTTCAAAACCAACTGA
- a CDS encoding 4-hydroxy-3-methylbut-2-en-1-yl diphosphate synthase yields MDYYNYHRRKSSVVHIGDTPLGGEYPIRIQSMTNTSTLDTPGSVEQCIRIIEAGADYVRLTAQGVREAENLAEIKKGLLARGYHTPLIADIHFNPKAADAAACTVEKVRINPGNFVDSARTFKQIDYTDEEYAAELQRLRERFVAFLDICKAHHTAIRLGVNHGSLSDRIMSRYGDTPAGMVESCMEFLRICRDEHFDDVVISIKASNTVVMVQTVRLLIKTMEAEGMCYPLHLGVTEAGDGEDGRIKSAVGIGTLLADGIGDTIRVSLSEAPEAEVPVARKLVDYITARAGHTPVVAPDLSLEQLADRPKAACGGIGAGEQPVVIAEGTPGSGTKADFYYTHDRAADDATRVIVDYPHYHGQDNTFPLFGTADEQALKSCRAPLRFLQADTAEISDSLLSLLTGEKGVVLILSSQHPNPVGDLRAALARLTAAGCPCPVILKRYYRENDPEELQVKAGADFGPFLLDSLIDGVFLRNDGDIASQRLVEYMFTILQAARKRFSKTEYISCPSCGRTMFDLQTTIARVKAATSHLTGLKIGIMGCIVNGPGEMADADYGYVGAGRNRVSLYKGKNCIEKNIPEELAIEKLIALIKANGDWCDPA; encoded by the coding sequence ATGGATTACTACAACTATCATCGCCGGAAAAGCAGTGTCGTACACATCGGCGACACGCCCCTCGGCGGGGAATACCCCATACGCATACAGTCGATGACCAACACCTCTACCCTCGACACCCCGGGCAGCGTGGAGCAGTGTATCCGCATCATCGAGGCCGGGGCCGACTATGTGCGGCTCACCGCCCAGGGTGTGCGCGAAGCCGAGAACCTGGCCGAAATCAAGAAGGGGCTGCTTGCCCGGGGATACCACACCCCCTTGATTGCCGACATTCACTTCAACCCCAAGGCGGCCGATGCCGCTGCCTGCACCGTCGAGAAGGTTCGTATCAATCCCGGTAACTTCGTCGACAGTGCCCGCACCTTCAAGCAAATCGACTATACCGACGAGGAGTATGCCGCCGAACTGCAACGGCTCAGGGAGCGCTTCGTCGCCTTCCTCGACATCTGCAAGGCACATCACACGGCCATTCGGCTGGGGGTAAACCACGGCTCGCTCTCCGACCGCATCATGAGCCGCTACGGCGACACGCCGGCCGGCATGGTGGAATCGTGCATGGAGTTCCTGCGCATCTGCCGCGACGAACATTTCGACGATGTGGTTATCTCCATCAAGGCCTCCAATACGGTGGTCATGGTACAGACCGTGCGGCTGCTCATCAAAACGATGGAGGCTGAGGGCATGTGCTACCCGCTGCATCTGGGGGTAACCGAGGCCGGCGACGGCGAGGACGGACGAATCAAATCGGCCGTGGGCATAGGCACCCTGCTGGCCGACGGCATCGGCGACACCATCAGAGTCTCGCTGAGCGAGGCTCCCGAGGCCGAAGTACCGGTGGCCCGCAAGCTGGTCGACTACATCACGGCCCGGGCCGGACACACTCCGGTCGTGGCTCCCGACCTCTCGCTCGAACAGCTGGCCGACCGACCCAAAGCCGCTTGCGGCGGCATAGGTGCCGGCGAACAGCCGGTTGTCATCGCCGAAGGGACTCCCGGGTCGGGCACAAAGGCCGACTTCTACTACACGCACGACCGGGCGGCCGACGATGCCACCCGGGTGATTGTCGACTATCCCCACTATCACGGCCAAGACAACACCTTCCCGCTCTTCGGGACGGCCGACGAGCAGGCCCTGAAATCCTGTCGGGCTCCCCTGCGGTTCCTGCAAGCCGATACCGCCGAGATTTCCGACTCGCTGCTCTCCCTGCTGACCGGGGAGAAGGGTGTCGTGCTGATTCTCTCGTCGCAACACCCCAACCCCGTGGGTGACCTGCGGGCTGCCCTGGCTCGACTCACGGCGGCCGGTTGCCCGTGTCCCGTAATCCTGAAAAGGTACTACCGCGAGAACGACCCCGAGGAGTTGCAGGTGAAGGCCGGAGCCGATTTCGGCCCCTTCCTGCTCGACAGCCTCATCGACGGGGTATTCCTCCGCAACGACGGAGATATCGCCTCACAGCGCCTCGTAGAGTACATGTTCACCATTTTACAGGCGGCCCGCAAGCGATTCAGCAAGACCGAATACATCTCCTGCCCCAGTTGCGGACGGACAATGTTCGACCTGCAAACGACCATCGCCCGAGTCAAGGCGGCTACCTCGCACCTCACCGGCCTCAAAATAGGTATCATGGGGTGTATCGTGAACGGTCCCGGCGAAATGGCCGACGCCGACTACGGCTACGTGGGTGCCGGACGCAACCGGGTGAGCCTCTACAAAGGCAAGAACTGCATCGAAAAGAATATTCCCGAAGAGCTGGCTATCGAGAAACTCATCGCCCTTATCAAAGCCAACGGCGACTGGTGCGACCCGGCTTGA
- a CDS encoding MATE family efflux transporter, translating into MNRKNDIRAELATLPVGKLLWRYSVPAIVGTMVMSLYNVIDRIFIGQGVGPDAISGLALTFPIMSISGAIGMLVGQGAAARISIVLGQDDKEKAEKILANSLILSITFALCYLSLFVVFMDDILRSFGGSDRTIPYAREFLLYIMPGMLFTNLCYSFNNMMRASGYPGKAMYTMLIGAFSNLILAPIFIFGLKLGIKGAAIATDIAMTISAVFVMAHFCNARSNVRFHRRYFKLEWAILINIVSIGMSPFLVNIASSVINAIINTSLYRYGGDEAIGAFGIFNSYATLVVMLIVGLCQGMQPVVGYNYGAGNYNRMTRAFKITCAVATLCATVGWIGSTFFPYYIIRAFTTDEHLIEVAIHGMRIAMGVFPIVGLQIVTTNLFQSLGMASKAIFMSLTRQVIFLIPLLLVLPRLFDLDGVWGAMPVSDTIATLVTLLMLWYTRKKMIRNHSANTPA; encoded by the coding sequence ATGAACCGCAAGAACGACATTCGGGCCGAACTGGCCACGCTCCCCGTGGGGAAACTGCTTTGGCGATACTCGGTACCGGCCATCGTGGGAACGATGGTCATGTCGCTCTACAACGTAATCGACCGCATCTTTATCGGGCAGGGGGTGGGCCCCGACGCCATATCGGGGCTGGCCCTCACCTTCCCCATCATGTCGATTTCGGGGGCCATCGGCATGCTGGTAGGTCAAGGTGCGGCAGCCCGCATCTCGATTGTGCTGGGACAGGACGACAAGGAGAAGGCCGAGAAGATTCTGGCCAACAGCCTCATTCTCTCCATCACCTTTGCCCTCTGCTACCTCTCGCTCTTCGTCGTCTTCATGGACGACATTCTGCGCAGCTTCGGCGGCAGCGACCGCACCATACCCTACGCCCGCGAGTTCCTGCTCTACATCATGCCCGGCATGCTCTTCACCAACCTCTGTTACAGTTTCAACAACATGATGCGGGCCTCGGGCTATCCCGGTAAGGCCATGTACACAATGCTCATCGGGGCTTTCTCCAACCTCATTCTTGCCCCCATCTTCATCTTCGGTCTGAAATTGGGTATCAAGGGAGCGGCCATCGCGACCGACATCGCCATGACCATCTCGGCGGTTTTCGTGATGGCACACTTCTGCAATGCTCGCAGTAACGTGCGGTTTCACCGACGCTACTTCAAGCTCGAATGGGCCATTCTCATCAATATCGTCTCCATAGGCATGTCGCCCTTCCTGGTCAATATCGCCAGCAGCGTAATCAACGCCATCATCAACACCTCGCTCTATCGCTACGGCGGCGACGAAGCCATCGGGGCCTTCGGTATCTTCAACAGCTACGCCACGCTGGTGGTGATGCTTATCGTAGGGCTGTGCCAGGGCATGCAACCTGTCGTGGGCTACAACTACGGGGCCGGAAACTACAACCGCATGACGCGGGCCTTCAAGATTACCTGCGCCGTGGCTACCCTCTGCGCTACGGTAGGGTGGATAGGCTCGACCTTCTTCCCCTACTACATCATACGGGCCTTCACCACCGACGAGCACCTGATCGAGGTGGCCATACACGGCATGCGCATCGCCATGGGGGTATTCCCCATCGTGGGGCTGCAAATCGTCACCACCAACCTGTTCCAGTCGCTGGGTATGGCCTCAAAGGCTATCTTCATGAGTCTCACGCGTCAGGTCATTTTCCTCATTCCGCTGTTGCTCGTCCTGCCCCGCCTGTTCGACCTGGACGGCGTGTGGGGTGCCATGCCGGTATCCGACACGATTGCCACCCTCGTCACGCTGCTGATGTTATGGTACACGCGCAAAAAGATGATACGCAACCATTCGGCAAACACGCCCGCTTAA
- a CDS encoding Lrp/AsnC family transcriptional regulator, protein MEKIDNLDRQILEIIMRNARIPSKDVAAECGVSRAAIHQRIQRMIDMHVITGSGYHVNPKSLGFRTCTYIGVKLEKGSMYRDVVPELEKIPEVVECHFTTGPYTMLCKLYARDNEHLMELLNDKIQHIKGVVSTETLISLEQSMNREIPVMKE, encoded by the coding sequence ATGGAAAAGATAGATAACTTAGATCGTCAGATTCTTGAGATTATCATGCGCAATGCCCGCATTCCGTCGAAGGACGTAGCCGCCGAATGCGGTGTTTCGCGTGCTGCCATTCACCAGCGTATTCAACGCATGATCGACATGCATGTGATTACCGGTTCGGGGTATCATGTAAATCCCAAATCGTTAGGTTTCAGAACATGTACCTATATCGGGGTGAAATTGGAGAAGGGTTCGATGTATCGCGATGTTGTTCCCGAGCTCGAAAAGATTCCCGAGGTGGTAGAGTGCCACTTCACGACTGGTCCCTATACGATGCTGTGCAAGCTCTATGCCCGTGACAACGAGCACCTGATGGAGTTGCTGAACGACAAGATTCAGCACATCAAGGGTGTGGTTTCGACCGAGACGCTTATCTCACTCGAACAGAGCATGAATCGCGAGATTCCGGTGATGAAGGAGTAA
- a CDS encoding TetR/AcrR family transcriptional regulator: protein MNQSKVGNKRRHTEGAVMAAAEELFLEKGYSLATTTEIARRAGVTHAMLHYYFQTKEQIFFKVLDKNLHELFASIRVAMSTEAVSFWENLKGGVTRLLDYFDQHRQLVAFLYDIARHNPELLARYRESTIDLIAGLAGHHKVLLDREVQAGRCNPITFEQLFLDIVTTSFATYLFLPVVEPIAGMTGPETDQALQRRHEEVIALLYHRLYGQCASNR from the coding sequence ATGAATCAGTCAAAAGTAGGAAACAAGCGAAGACATACCGAGGGTGCCGTCATGGCTGCCGCCGAGGAGCTGTTTCTCGAAAAGGGATACTCGCTGGCTACCACAACCGAGATTGCCCGACGGGCAGGAGTGACTCACGCCATGCTGCACTACTATTTCCAGACCAAGGAGCAGATTTTCTTCAAGGTACTGGACAAGAACCTGCACGAACTGTTTGCCTCGATACGGGTAGCCATGTCGACCGAAGCCGTCTCGTTTTGGGAAAATCTGAAAGGCGGTGTAACCCGCCTGCTCGATTATTTCGACCAGCACCGCCAGTTGGTGGCATTCCTGTACGATATAGCCCGGCACAACCCCGAGCTGCTCGCCCGCTACCGCGAGAGCACCATAGACCTGATTGCCGGACTTGCCGGGCATCACAAGGTTCTGCTCGACCGGGAGGTACAGGCGGGCCGATGCAACCCCATCACCTTCGAGCAACTCTTTCTGGACATCGTCACGACGAGCTTTGCGACCTACCTGTTTCTGCCGGTCGTCGAACCCATAGCGGGTATGACCGGTCCCGAAACGGATCAAGCACTGCAACGTCGGCACGAAGAGGTCATCGCCCTGTTGTATCACCGCCTCTACGGGCAGTGTGCCTCCAATCGATAA